The following are encoded in a window of Streptomyces sp. 11x1 genomic DNA:
- a CDS encoding FG-GAP and VCBS repeat-containing protein, whose amino-acid sequence MFTRRNTRLVLATAAAVSLTGGLLGLSTGTASAAPAKYADDFNGDGYRDYATTDWGSFTVTYGTATGPGTKTKTFTQNSAGVPGKSGDAGGYGDGFGEDLAAADLNRDGYADLAVADRSEKVSGKVSAGAVTIMWGAKSGLGTKATRLPLKAKSHLSFGNELETGDFDGDGKADLAVADGIDTVHIYRGGFTKTGKTGKVTRHTRSNHARTLEPTGLVAGKVTRDKATDLYVLGQGYRKNKMTQDAWLLRGGKTVRWSDKLVAINNTEPDYDPTGVIADFDKDGYGDLAVGDTSYNKGAGSVVVVRGGKSDPTTKYRLTQATSGVATAATKSDGFGYELSAGDTNRDGYADLAVGVPGEKIGSAKDAGGFHILRGGRKGLSGTGSQWFSRTTAGVPGNPEEYGMFGSAIRLRDLDGDGDKDLLAGSVNRATSLHFRAGASGITSDIVTELSLTPTFPQ is encoded by the coding sequence ATGTTCACGCGCAGGAACACCCGCCTGGTTCTCGCGACGGCCGCGGCCGTGTCGCTGACCGGCGGACTGCTCGGCCTCTCGACCGGCACCGCGAGCGCCGCCCCCGCGAAGTACGCCGACGATTTCAACGGCGACGGGTACCGGGACTACGCGACCACCGACTGGGGGTCGTTCACGGTGACGTACGGGACGGCGACCGGCCCCGGCACCAAGACCAAGACGTTCACGCAGAACAGCGCGGGTGTGCCGGGGAAGTCCGGCGACGCGGGCGGCTACGGCGACGGATTCGGTGAGGACCTCGCCGCCGCCGACCTCAACCGTGACGGCTACGCCGATCTGGCGGTCGCCGACCGCAGCGAGAAGGTGAGCGGGAAGGTCAGCGCGGGCGCGGTCACCATCATGTGGGGCGCCAAGTCCGGTCTCGGGACCAAGGCGACCAGGCTCCCCCTCAAGGCCAAGTCCCATCTCAGCTTCGGCAATGAGCTCGAGACCGGCGACTTCGACGGCGACGGCAAGGCGGACCTGGCGGTCGCCGACGGCATCGACACCGTCCACATCTACCGGGGTGGTTTCACCAAGACCGGCAAGACGGGAAAGGTCACCCGGCACACCCGCTCGAACCACGCCCGCACCCTGGAACCCACGGGGCTCGTCGCCGGGAAGGTCACCAGGGACAAGGCCACCGACCTGTACGTCCTCGGCCAGGGCTACCGCAAGAACAAGATGACCCAGGACGCCTGGTTGCTGCGCGGCGGCAAGACGGTCAGGTGGAGCGACAAGCTGGTCGCGATCAACAACACGGAGCCGGACTACGACCCGACCGGCGTCATCGCGGACTTCGACAAGGACGGCTACGGCGACCTTGCGGTCGGCGACACGTCGTACAACAAGGGCGCCGGCTCGGTGGTCGTCGTGCGCGGTGGGAAGAGCGACCCGACCACCAAGTACCGCCTCACCCAGGCCACTTCCGGCGTCGCCACGGCCGCGACGAAGAGCGACGGCTTCGGGTACGAGCTCTCCGCCGGCGACACGAACCGCGACGGCTACGCGGACCTCGCGGTGGGCGTTCCCGGGGAGAAGATCGGCTCGGCAAAGGACGCGGGCGGCTTTCACATCCTGCGCGGCGGCAGGAAGGGCTTGTCCGGCACCGGCTCCCAGTGGTTCAGCCGGACGACGGCGGGAGTGCCGGGCAACCCCGAGGAGTACGGGATGTTCGGCTCCGCCATCCGCCTGCGCGATCTCGACGGCGATGGCGACAAGGACCTCCTGGCCGGCAGCGTGAACCGCGCGACGAGCCTGCATTTCCGAGCGGGCGCGTCCGGGATCACGAGCGACATCGTGACGGAGCTGAGCCTGACCCCGACCTTCCCGCAGTAG
- a CDS encoding ATP-binding protein, with the protein MADLALSASFADTPLTNDWEYALRIPHSPLGPRIVRAHVRAVLTSYEAGPTVLGNAQLVASELVTNSLAHTKHSVAVRLLRADGRLRLSVWDNNPCLPRERPRPGLDAESGRGLWLSRACADEWGHYLVVNGRRGGGGKEVWAEWRFPGV; encoded by the coding sequence ATGGCCGATCTCGCCCTCAGCGCATCCTTCGCAGACACCCCGCTCACCAACGACTGGGAGTACGCCCTCCGGATCCCCCACTCGCCCCTTGGCCCCCGTATCGTTCGCGCTCACGTGCGAGCGGTGCTCACCTCCTACGAGGCTGGCCCGACCGTTCTCGGCAACGCTCAACTCGTCGCCTCCGAGCTGGTCACGAACTCCCTTGCTCATACGAAGCATTCGGTCGCCGTACGGCTCCTGCGCGCCGACGGGCGGCTGCGGTTGAGCGTGTGGGACAACAACCCGTGTCTGCCGCGCGAGAGGCCAAGGCCGGGGCTCGATGCCGAGAGCGGGCGGGGTCTGTGGCTGTCCAGGGCGTGCGCCGACGAATGGGGGCATTACCTCGTGGTCAACGGGCGCCGTGGCGGCGGTGGCAAGGAGGTGTGGGCGGAGTGGCGTTTCCCGGGCGTATAG
- a CDS encoding helix-turn-helix transcriptional regulator, translating to MPPRAAATERQQRLGAELRKLRQRAGLNSREAGELLNVNSARISSIEAGRFGVSADRVRMFAHSYGCSDDTYIEALAAMTAGRARNWWDEYRETLPSGLLDLAELEHHAKAIRTAQVAHIPGLFQTVDYARLVFRQSIPQLSPPEIEYRVSHRIKRQGILFAANPTPYTAVIHEAALRMRFGDRDVTRGQLEQVMEMSELNHVTVLAIPYTAGIFPGAGQTVLYADGPVPQLDTVQLDAEHGSVFLHADLQLEKYRTFMTRFEAVALKESASRDLIREIINDL from the coding sequence ATGCCGCCAAGGGCAGCAGCGACGGAACGACAGCAGCGTCTTGGTGCTGAGCTGCGCAAACTACGGCAACGTGCCGGTCTGAATTCCCGCGAGGCAGGCGAGTTGCTCAACGTCAACTCGGCGCGCATCAGCTCCATCGAAGCCGGGCGCTTCGGGGTCAGCGCGGATCGGGTCCGCATGTTCGCCCACAGCTACGGCTGTTCGGACGACACATACATCGAGGCCTTGGCGGCCATGACCGCAGGCCGGGCCCGGAACTGGTGGGACGAGTACCGCGAGACCCTCCCTTCCGGCCTGCTCGATCTGGCCGAGCTAGAACACCACGCGAAGGCGATCCGCACCGCCCAAGTTGCGCACATCCCAGGCCTGTTCCAGACCGTCGACTACGCGCGCCTGGTCTTCCGGCAGTCCATCCCGCAGCTGTCCCCGCCAGAAATCGAGTACCGCGTCTCCCACCGCATCAAGCGCCAGGGCATCCTTTTCGCGGCCAACCCGACCCCATACACCGCGGTCATCCACGAGGCAGCTCTACGCATGCGGTTCGGTGACCGCGACGTGACGCGTGGACAGTTGGAGCAGGTCATGGAAATGAGCGAGCTGAACCATGTGACCGTGCTGGCCATCCCGTACACCGCCGGCATCTTCCCCGGCGCCGGACAGACCGTCCTGTACGCCGATGGTCCGGTCCCTCAACTGGACACCGTGCAACTCGACGCCGAACATGGGTCCGTGTTCCTCCACGCCGACCTCCAGCTGGAGAAGTACCGCACCTTCATGACCCGCTTCGAGGCGGTCGCCCTCAAGGAGTCCGCCTCCCGAGACCTGATCCGCGAGATCATCAACGACCTCTGA
- a CDS encoding DUF397 domain-containing protein, which translates to MPTLHWQKSSYSSEGNNCLELATSNDGTIHLRESDAPTVALAFQPRELSALLRTTRQGISPDRTRPVVPF; encoded by the coding sequence GTGCCCACCCTCCACTGGCAGAAGTCGTCCTACAGCAGCGAGGGAAACAACTGCCTCGAACTGGCCACCAGCAACGACGGAACCATCCACCTCCGCGAATCTGACGCCCCCACGGTCGCGCTAGCCTTCCAACCCAGGGAACTCAGCGCCTTGCTGCGCACAACACGGCAAGGAATATCCCCCGACCGCACACGACCAGTCGTGCCGTTCTGA
- a CDS encoding transposase has product MSADLSQRLVPDGLWELDAPLLPSFNSRPQGGGTAPLGERAVFTAVVYVLTGRTRHPGRDRLDLGDRGCRVGAGERGGSLTGPNSVDRGKKGSKLHVLSETQGLPLAVVVSGANMHDGLALKPLLRGIPAIRSRGRPSRRRPVELCVDKTPHAAFGSSSCREWSWGGGVEGDRFVELLAIGQTVVELAEHTVEQMPEGRAVVVAGVPSAVVVVVCAGGSGQ; this is encoded by the coding sequence GTGAGTGCCGATCTGTCGCAGCGGCTGGTTCCTGACGGTCTGTGGGAACTGGACGCCCCGTTGCTGCCGTCGTTCAACTCCCGTCCGCAGGGCGGCGGGACCGCGCCGCTGGGCGAGCGTGCCGTGTTCACGGCGGTGGTGTATGTGTTGACCGGGCGAACTCGGCACCCGGGGCGAGATCGACTGGACCTCGGTGATCGTGGATGCCGCGTCGGTGCGGGCGAAAGGGGGGGTTCGCTGACCGGGCCGAACTCGGTCGACCGCGGCAAGAAGGGCAGCAAGCTGCACGTGCTGTCCGAGACCCAGGGTCTCCCTCTCGCCGTCGTCGTGTCAGGCGCGAACATGCACGACGGCCTCGCCCTCAAGCCGTTGCTCCGTGGCATACCCGCTATCCGTTCCCGGGGCCGACCCAGTCGGCGCCGCCCGGTCGAACTCTGCGTCGACAAGACACCCCATGCAGCTTTCGGGTCAAGCAGCTGCCGAGAGTGGAGCTGGGGCGGAGGTGTTGAAGGCGATCGCTTCGTCGAACTTCTGGCGATTGGTCAGACAGTGGTCGAGCTGGCCGAGCATACGGTTGAACAGATGCCGGAGGGCCGCGCGGTAGTGGTCGCCGGCGTCCCGTCGGCGGTTGTAGTGGTCGTGTGCGCCGGGGGAAGCGGTCAGTAA
- a CDS encoding VOC family protein: MSDKESYELLGFDNVLLPVGDLAEAVSLYERAGFELGFRLDEAGIAGLKVGKETPGLLLRVEKELRQRPPAWASARVWLEVPDARAAARALAAAGVPPLDAPFSVATGWTVEFADPWGNVIGLTDYSKRPELARAG; the protein is encoded by the coding sequence ATGTCAGACAAAGAGTCATACGAGCTACTCGGTTTCGACAACGTCCTCCTCCCCGTCGGCGACCTCGCCGAGGCCGTCTCCCTCTATGAGCGGGCCGGCTTCGAGCTCGGCTTTCGGCTGGACGAGGCCGGGATCGCGGGGCTGAAGGTCGGCAAGGAGACGCCCGGACTGCTGCTACGGGTGGAGAAGGAGTTGCGGCAGCGGCCGCCCGCGTGGGCGTCCGCGCGGGTGTGGCTGGAGGTGCCCGACGCGCGGGCTGCCGCGCGGGCCCTCGCGGCGGCGGGTGTGCCGCCGCTCGACGCCCCCTTCTCCGTCGCCACCGGATGGACCGTCGAGTTCGCGGATCCCTGGGGGAACGTCATCGGCCTCACGGACTACAGCAAGCGGCCGGAGCTCGCCCGCGCCGGATGA
- a CDS encoding DUF393 domain-containing protein, protein MSAEAGPATVDRGAERVPVHGLTVLYDAGCGLCAFLREWLGRQRQLVPLTFVAAGSEEAHQQFPSLDHSATLEEITIVGDGGQVYRGSAAWIVCLWALRRHRPLAHRLSTPAGARLARTAVLTAAKWRGAHRQPGSGCGSGGAELSGWAYDRRNGWVYRPPGDCDTGTCPTR, encoded by the coding sequence ATGAGCGCCGAGGCCGGGCCGGCCACCGTGGACCGGGGAGCCGAGCGTGTCCCGGTCCACGGGCTCACCGTGCTCTACGACGCCGGGTGCGGGCTGTGCGCCTTCCTGCGGGAGTGGCTGGGCAGGCAGCGGCAGTTGGTTCCGCTGACGTTCGTCGCGGCAGGCTCGGAGGAGGCACATCAGCAGTTCCCGTCGCTCGATCATTCGGCGACGCTGGAGGAGATCACGATCGTGGGGGACGGCGGGCAGGTGTACCGGGGGTCCGCCGCCTGGATCGTGTGCCTGTGGGCCCTGCGCCGGCACCGGCCGCTCGCGCACCGGCTGAGCACCCCGGCGGGGGCCCGGCTCGCGCGCACCGCCGTACTCACCGCCGCGAAGTGGCGGGGCGCCCACCGGCAGCCCGGCTCGGGCTGTGGGAGCGGCGGGGCCGAGCTGAGCGGGTGGGCGTACGACCGGCGGAACGGGTGGGTCTACCGGCCTCCGGGTGACTGCGACACCGGTACCTGCCCGACTCGTTAG
- a CDS encoding TetR family transcriptional regulator, which translates to MPAANDSPSPEPFDDQLDAEPGGPGGGTEQSGPRGTAKSEQTRALILETALRLFQERGYDKTTMRAIAKEAGVSVGNAYYYFAGKEHLIQGFYDRIGAEHLVAVRPVLEREKDLEARIAGVLKAWLDVAEPYHEFAAQFFKNAADPQSPLSPFSPESAGPREESIAIHREVLAGSKAKVPDELRGILPELMWLSLMGLVLYWVFDRSEGRARSYRLAERGARLTTRGVSLARFRALRPLVREVHELFTDFLPGMTKAEPGVEGRAAE; encoded by the coding sequence GTGCCCGCAGCGAACGACAGCCCCAGCCCAGAGCCCTTCGACGACCAGCTCGACGCGGAGCCCGGCGGCCCCGGGGGCGGCACGGAGCAGTCCGGCCCCCGGGGCACCGCCAAGTCCGAGCAGACCCGCGCGCTGATCCTGGAGACCGCGCTGCGGCTCTTCCAGGAGCGCGGGTACGACAAGACGACCATGCGGGCCATCGCGAAGGAGGCCGGGGTCTCCGTCGGCAACGCGTACTACTACTTCGCCGGCAAGGAGCATCTGATCCAGGGGTTCTACGACCGGATCGGCGCGGAGCACCTGGTGGCGGTACGGCCCGTGCTGGAGCGGGAGAAGGATCTGGAGGCGCGGATCGCCGGGGTGCTCAAGGCGTGGCTGGACGTGGCGGAGCCGTACCACGAGTTCGCGGCGCAGTTCTTCAAGAACGCGGCCGATCCGCAGAGCCCGCTCAGCCCCTTCTCCCCCGAGTCGGCGGGGCCGCGCGAGGAGTCCATCGCCATCCACCGCGAGGTGCTCGCCGGGTCCAAGGCCAAGGTCCCGGACGAACTCCGTGGCATTCTGCCCGAGTTGATGTGGCTCTCCCTCATGGGGCTCGTCCTGTACTGGGTCTTCGACCGGAGCGAGGGGCGCGCCCGCAGCTACCGGCTGGCCGAGCGGGGGGCCCGGCTGACCACCCGGGGTGTCTCGCTGGCCCGCTTCCGGGCACTGCGACCGCTGGTCCGCGAGGTGCACGAGCTGTTCACGGACTTCCTGCCGGGGATGACGAAGGCAGAGCCGGGGGTCGAGGGGCGGGCGGCGGAGTGA
- a CDS encoding Uma2 family endonuclease, with translation MSAAAVERSHGERALIAEANHIMESVPGLRVEIIGDQILVSPAPDGPHSEALMLFAAPFMQLGLVRALPGIGLWLPSGPEDYAIPDLSVVDDDYRDHLVENSCYDPMCFRLVMEVTSSNWKTDLQTKVTHYAKARVPVYVIIDRKHQRLHVLTDPARGSYAKHGIHIPGELVTLPESVGGKVVLDVERLLQAGLS, from the coding sequence ATGTCCGCAGCAGCTGTCGAGCGGTCGCACGGGGAGCGGGCGCTGATCGCCGAAGCGAACCACATCATGGAGAGCGTTCCGGGCCTCCGCGTCGAGATCATCGGAGACCAGATCCTCGTGAGCCCCGCACCGGACGGCCCTCACTCCGAGGCGCTGATGCTGTTCGCCGCCCCCTTCATGCAGCTGGGACTGGTGCGTGCGCTTCCGGGCATCGGCCTCTGGCTGCCCAGCGGCCCCGAGGACTACGCCATCCCCGATCTGTCGGTCGTCGACGACGACTACCGCGATCACCTGGTGGAGAACAGCTGCTACGACCCGATGTGCTTCCGCCTGGTCATGGAGGTCACCTCCAGCAACTGGAAGACGGACCTGCAGACGAAGGTCACCCACTACGCCAAGGCCCGCGTCCCCGTCTATGTGATCATCGACCGCAAGCACCAGCGCCTCCACGTCCTGACCGATCCGGCACGGGGCAGCTACGCCAAGCACGGCATCCACATCCCCGGGGAGCTCGTCACGCTCCCCGAGTCCGTGGGCGGCAAGGTCGTGCTTGACGTCGAGCGTCTCCTCCAAGCCGGTCTGTCCTGA
- a CDS encoding MMPL family transporter, giving the protein MATLARWCYRHRLVVLLLWVGTVFGVGFAGTSAGMVYTNALSLPDTDSKYAYDLLDKAFPERTGDTDTVVWKVDEGAADDEAVRSRIEPALAKIGRMAGVGDVTSPYDDGDLAGGGAGISRDGTIAYAQVTFTEQVDSVPKDLVDDVIETAQGAERAGLQVELGGQAIARSQQVSQGTSEAVGILAAAVVLFLAFGSLFAMLLPIVVAVAGVGTGLMATALLSHTTNIPDVAPLLGSLIGLGVGIDYALFIVTRHRRGILRGMEPEEAAVTALNTSGRAVLFAGGTVCIALAGMLVMNLRFLDGVVIATSLTVVLSVLVAVTLLPALLGVLGPRVLSRRERRRLAVTGPEPELTSGLAARWSAYVERRPRSTAVLALVVMLVLAIPVLSIRLGTSDQGNHGDTTTTRQAYDLLAEGFGPGFNGPLQVVVDGADTEGLLARIESTEGVAQVAALPPTNGVTVIQVVPTTSPQAEETDRLIDRLREDVIPASGAEAHVGGVTAVSKDFASVTGDRLPYFIAAIVALGFLLLLVAFRSLMVPLTAALMNLVAAAASFGVLVAIFQWGWGTELLGIGKEGPIAAFLPVIMLSLLFGLSMDYQVFLVSRMHEEWVHTKDNARAVRVGLAETGRVINCAALIMMCVFSAFVLSGELEAAMAGIGLAAAVALDAFVLRTALVPAAMHLLGKANWWLPAGLEKWLPHVAVEPREEAPPAVQPPSVNGEDHASAIHGFVRTAEGEPVEGAEVTLLSQGGRQLDRVTSLADGSYIVAAPGPGPYLLATPSATSASRTRQVVVGEEPLVYDLELAEAAEGEVDAIN; this is encoded by the coding sequence ATGGCGACCTTGGCACGGTGGTGCTATCGACACCGGCTGGTGGTCCTGTTGCTGTGGGTGGGAACCGTGTTCGGCGTCGGCTTCGCCGGCACGAGCGCGGGCATGGTCTACACGAACGCCCTCTCCCTCCCGGACACGGACTCCAAGTATGCGTACGACCTGCTGGACAAGGCCTTCCCCGAGCGCACGGGCGACACCGACACGGTGGTGTGGAAGGTGGACGAGGGGGCGGCCGACGACGAGGCCGTACGGTCCCGGATCGAGCCCGCGCTCGCGAAGATCGGCCGGATGGCGGGTGTCGGGGACGTCACCAGCCCGTACGACGACGGGGACCTGGCAGGCGGCGGTGCGGGCATCAGCCGCGACGGAACCATCGCCTACGCGCAGGTGACCTTCACCGAGCAGGTGGACTCGGTCCCCAAGGACCTCGTCGACGACGTCATCGAGACCGCGCAGGGCGCCGAACGGGCCGGTCTCCAGGTCGAGTTGGGCGGCCAGGCCATCGCGCGCAGCCAGCAGGTCTCCCAGGGCACGTCCGAGGCGGTCGGCATCCTGGCGGCGGCGGTCGTCCTCTTCCTCGCCTTCGGCTCGCTCTTCGCGATGCTGCTGCCGATCGTCGTCGCCGTCGCCGGGGTCGGCACCGGACTGATGGCCACGGCCCTGCTCAGCCACACCACGAACATCCCGGACGTGGCCCCGCTGCTCGGCTCGCTCATCGGTCTCGGTGTCGGCATCGACTACGCCCTGTTCATCGTCACCCGGCACCGGCGCGGCATCCTGCGCGGCATGGAACCGGAGGAGGCCGCGGTCACCGCACTCAACACCTCCGGCCGCGCGGTGCTGTTCGCGGGCGGCACCGTCTGCATCGCGCTCGCCGGAATGCTGGTGATGAACCTCCGCTTCCTGGACGGCGTCGTCATCGCGACCTCGCTGACGGTGGTCCTGAGCGTGCTGGTGGCCGTCACCCTGCTGCCGGCGCTCCTCGGTGTCCTCGGCCCGCGCGTCCTCAGCCGCCGCGAGCGCCGGCGCCTCGCCGTCACCGGTCCCGAACCCGAGCTGACGAGCGGCCTCGCGGCCCGTTGGTCGGCGTACGTCGAGCGGCGTCCGCGTTCCACCGCCGTGCTCGCCCTCGTCGTCATGCTGGTCCTCGCGATCCCCGTCCTGTCGATCCGTCTCGGCACCTCCGACCAGGGCAACCACGGCGACACCACGACGACCCGCCAGGCATACGACCTGCTGGCGGAGGGTTTCGGCCCCGGTTTCAACGGCCCCCTCCAGGTCGTCGTGGACGGAGCCGACACCGAGGGGCTGCTCGCGCGCATCGAGTCCACCGAGGGAGTGGCCCAGGTGGCCGCCCTACCGCCCACGAACGGCGTCACGGTGATCCAGGTCGTCCCCACGACCTCACCGCAGGCGGAGGAGACGGACCGGCTCATCGACCGGCTGCGCGAGGACGTCATCCCGGCGTCCGGGGCCGAGGCCCATGTGGGTGGGGTGACGGCGGTCTCGAAGGACTTCGCCTCGGTGACGGGCGACCGCCTCCCCTACTTCATCGCGGCGATCGTCGCGCTGGGCTTCCTGCTGCTGCTGGTCGCCTTCCGCTCTCTGATGGTGCCCCTGACGGCCGCGCTGATGAACCTCGTCGCGGCGGCCGCGTCCTTCGGGGTACTGGTGGCGATCTTCCAGTGGGGCTGGGGAACGGAACTCCTCGGCATCGGCAAGGAGGGCCCGATCGCCGCGTTCCTCCCGGTCATCATGCTCTCGCTCCTGTTCGGCCTCTCCATGGACTACCAGGTCTTCCTGGTCAGCCGGATGCACGAGGAGTGGGTCCACACCAAGGACAACGCCCGCGCCGTCCGCGTCGGCCTCGCCGAGACCGGCCGGGTCATCAACTGCGCGGCCCTGATCATGATGTGCGTCTTCAGCGCGTTCGTCCTCAGCGGCGAGCTGGAGGCCGCGATGGCCGGTATCGGCCTGGCCGCCGCCGTCGCCCTGGACGCCTTCGTCCTGCGTACGGCACTGGTGCCGGCCGCGATGCATCTGCTCGGCAAGGCGAACTGGTGGTTGCCGGCCGGGCTGGAGAAGTGGTTGCCGCACGTGGCGGTGGAGCCGAGGGAGGAAGCGCCTCCGGCGGTTCAGCCGCCCTCGGTGAACGGCGAAGACCACGCCTCCGCGATCCATGGCTTCGTCCGCACGGCGGAGGGCGAGCCGGTCGAGGGCGCCGAGGTGACCCTGCTGTCACAGGGCGGCCGTCAGCTGGACCGGGTGACCTCCCTGGCGGACGGCTCGTACATCGTGGCCGCCCCCGGTCCGGGCCCCTATCTGCTGGCGACGCCCTCAGCGACGTCCGCGTCCCGTACGCGTCAGGTGGTCGTGGGCGAAGAGCCGCTCGTGTACGACCTGGAGCTGGCGGAGGCGGCGGAGGGGGAGGTGGACGCCATCAACTAG
- a CDS encoding response regulator transcription factor codes for MLVVEDQPSIADVLSIALRYHRFEVMTAGTVREALALAERTRPDVVLLDVMLPDGDGRALGRELRSRRPESALVFLTARDAPAEIVGALGFGDDYITKPFDIEVVVARLTAVLRRTRRTDVLPQRPPLRYGDLELDETTYSVRREGRTVELTPTEYALLRFLVRNGGRVVPKEQLLRHVWQYEHAPADSTVVETYISYLRRKLDTLGPPVITTRRGVGYGLV; via the coding sequence GTGCTCGTCGTCGAGGACCAGCCGAGCATCGCGGACGTCCTCTCCATCGCCCTGCGCTACCACCGTTTCGAGGTGATGACGGCCGGCACGGTCCGCGAGGCGCTCGCGCTCGCCGAGCGCACCCGGCCCGACGTGGTCCTGCTGGACGTGATGCTCCCGGACGGCGACGGGCGCGCCCTGGGCCGCGAACTGCGCTCCCGGCGGCCGGAGTCGGCGCTCGTCTTCCTGACCGCCCGGGACGCGCCCGCCGAGATCGTGGGCGCCCTCGGCTTCGGCGACGACTACATCACCAAGCCGTTCGACATCGAGGTGGTCGTCGCCCGGCTCACCGCCGTCCTGCGCCGTACCCGGCGCACCGACGTGCTGCCCCAGCGCCCGCCGCTGCGCTACGGCGACCTGGAGCTGGACGAGACGACGTATTCGGTGCGCCGGGAGGGCCGCACGGTGGAACTGACGCCCACCGAGTACGCCCTGCTGCGGTTCCTGGTGCGCAACGGCGGACGGGTCGTCCCCAAGGAGCAACTCCTGCGCCACGTCTGGCAGTACGAGCACGCGCCGGCCGACTCGACCGTCGTGGAGACCTACATCAGCTACCTGCGGCGCAAGCTGGACACGCTCGGCCCACCGGTGATCACCACCCGGCGGGGCGTCGGATACGGCCTCGTGTGA
- a CDS encoding ATP-binding protein, with amino-acid sequence MPRRDSFRLPRHPASVGLARRRVREHLVAWGHKEGSGDLADIVLVVSELATNVVRHGPLLEREFEVAVTALADGSCLVEVSDEDMTVPRIRDVGDRAETGRGLRLVEHLAAAWGVWSRGRHGKTVWALMGG; translated from the coding sequence GTGCCGAGACGCGACTCCTTCCGGCTGCCCCGGCATCCGGCGTCCGTGGGGCTCGCCCGACGACGCGTACGGGAACATCTGGTGGCCTGGGGGCACAAGGAGGGCTCCGGGGACCTGGCGGACATCGTCCTCGTCGTCTCCGAGCTCGCGACCAACGTCGTACGCCACGGGCCCTTGCTGGAGCGGGAGTTCGAGGTCGCTGTGACCGCCCTGGCCGACGGGTCCTGCCTGGTCGAGGTGTCCGACGAGGACATGACCGTGCCGCGGATCAGGGACGTGGGGGACCGGGCGGAGACGGGGCGGGGACTGAGGCTCGTGGAGCACCTCGCCGCGGCCTGGGGGGTGTGGAGCCGAGGTCGGCACGGGAAGACCGTGTGGGCCCTGATGGGAGGGTGA